Proteins encoded within one genomic window of Amorphoplanes friuliensis DSM 7358:
- a CDS encoding ABC transporter ATP-binding protein produces the protein MITVEHVTKRRGRTTVLSDVGFVARPGRVTGFLGPNGAGKSSTLRIILGLDRAQEGTTSVAGRPFVQWRRPLTVVGALLDEGGAHRSRTGRAHLRWIAASNGLPRSRVDEVLDLVGLTEAGRKRVSTYSLGMGRRLGLAAALLGDPGVLILDEPVNGLDPGGIRWMRGFLRERAAAGATVLLSSHLMGELSETVDDVVVIDHGRIVAQGTLAEVTGDHHTLEDAFFALTQAGDRW, from the coding sequence GTGATCACTGTCGAGCACGTCACCAAGCGGCGCGGCCGCACCACGGTTCTGTCCGATGTGGGCTTCGTCGCCCGGCCCGGGCGGGTCACGGGGTTTCTGGGCCCGAACGGCGCCGGGAAGTCGTCCACGCTGCGGATCATTCTCGGGCTCGACCGGGCGCAGGAGGGGACGACCTCGGTCGCCGGTCGCCCGTTCGTGCAGTGGCGCCGGCCGCTGACGGTCGTGGGCGCGCTGCTCGACGAGGGTGGTGCGCACCGGTCGCGGACCGGGCGGGCGCACCTGCGCTGGATCGCGGCCAGCAACGGGCTGCCACGCTCGCGGGTCGACGAGGTTCTCGACCTGGTCGGGCTCACCGAGGCGGGCCGCAAGAGAGTGAGCACCTACTCACTGGGGATGGGGCGGCGGCTCGGGCTGGCGGCGGCGCTGCTCGGTGATCCGGGGGTGCTGATCCTCGACGAGCCCGTCAACGGCCTCGACCCGGGCGGGATCCGGTGGATGCGGGGCTTCCTGCGGGAACGCGCGGCCGCCGGCGCGACCGTCCTGCTGTCGAGCCACCTGATGGGCGAGCTGTCCGAGACCGTCGACGACGTCGTGGTCATCGATCACGGCCGCATCGTGGCTCAGGGAACCCTGGCCGAGGTCACGGGCGACCACCACACGCTCGAGGACGCGTTCTTCGCGCTCACGCAGGCGGGTGACCGGTGGTGA
- a CDS encoding sensor histidine kinase, producing the protein MEHERHRPARRSTAWPVAGAALAVLVFLLVATGGEGPVTVVLPTAIAVTAAGVAAWAVHRTRADRAAYEARLTRWAASEAVLAERLRIARDLHDIVSHGLGLITVRVAAARLTAADPREPPGGPPAGPPAGPPAEPPAEPPAEPPADVLAGPPADVLADVLADVEAASREATAELRRMLTVLRSADDTAPRLPVDSLDQLPAIVAGTGASLRLEPVGEVSPGVQVAVCRTVREALTNVARHVGPSTVRVHVYRDHGSVVAAVSDTGPQGPWPTAPGAGHGLLGLHERVSALGGTLHAEPAGPGFRVTARIPDLAAP; encoded by the coding sequence GTGGAGCACGAACGGCACCGGCCCGCCCGGCGATCGACGGCGTGGCCCGTCGCGGGCGCCGCGCTCGCCGTGCTGGTGTTCCTGCTGGTCGCGACCGGCGGCGAGGGACCGGTCACGGTGGTGCTGCCGACGGCGATCGCGGTGACCGCGGCCGGCGTCGCCGCCTGGGCCGTGCACCGCACCCGCGCGGACCGCGCCGCCTACGAGGCCCGGCTGACCCGCTGGGCGGCCTCCGAGGCCGTACTGGCGGAACGTCTGCGGATCGCCCGGGACCTCCACGACATCGTCTCGCACGGCCTCGGGCTCATCACCGTGCGCGTGGCGGCGGCACGCCTGACAGCCGCCGATCCCCGGGAACCGCCCGGCGGACCGCCCGCCGGACCGCCCGCCGGACCGCCCGCCGAACCGCCCGCCGAACCGCCCGCCGAACCGCCCGCCGACGTGCTCGCCGGACCGCCCGCCGACGTGCTCGCTGACGTGCTCGCCGACGTCGAGGCCGCGAGCCGGGAAGCCACCGCCGAGCTGCGTCGCATGCTGACCGTCCTGCGCTCGGCGGACGACACCGCGCCACGGCTGCCGGTCGACAGCCTCGACCAGCTGCCCGCCATCGTCGCCGGAACCGGTGCCTCCCTGCGACTCGAGCCCGTCGGCGAGGTCTCCCCCGGCGTCCAGGTCGCCGTGTGCCGGACCGTCCGCGAGGCGCTCACGAACGTCGCCCGCCACGTCGGCCCCAGCACGGTCCGGGTGCACGTCTACCGCGACCACGGGTCCGTCGTCGCGGCCGTCAGCGACACCGGCCCCCAGGGACCATGGCCGACGGCACCCGGCGCGGGCCACGGCCTGCTCGGCCTGCACGAACGCGTCTCCGCCCTCGGCGGCACCCTCCACGCCGAACCGGCCGGGCCCGGATTCCGCGTCACCGCCCGCATCCCCGACCTGGCGGCCCCGTGA
- a CDS encoding serine hydrolase domain-containing protein → MSLTHGTVAPGFEKVREVFAAEAARQDDVGAQLAVYRDGRQVVDLSTGDPDALTGVFSVTKGAAYLVVALLVQDGLIDVDRSVRHYWPQFTSDVTVRELLGHRAGLIGVDGGFGPREIADDRIIAERLAKQRPYWPRGSGYGYHALVIGALAGEIVRRVTGRSLQQTYEQRVRAPYDIDFHLGLPAELEPRYHPVRSSTVEELPPDAGSLAGIALNRHADPPTYLPAFPNSRTVRRLGQASAGGVANARGIARLYAAALSGVEGSPPLLRPRTITDFGTPGEPAPDLLTGVTGNQFGLGYEALTIRYPFLGPAAFGHFGAAGSLGFADPRSGVAYGYTRDRFAPPDGGAVENDQFAAAVIQAVDA, encoded by the coding sequence ATGTCCCTGACGCACGGCACGGTCGCCCCCGGCTTCGAGAAGGTCCGGGAGGTCTTCGCGGCGGAGGCGGCACGGCAGGACGACGTCGGCGCCCAGCTCGCCGTCTACCGGGACGGCCGGCAGGTCGTCGACCTCTCGACCGGTGACCCGGACGCGCTCACCGGTGTCTTCTCGGTCACCAAGGGCGCCGCCTATCTGGTCGTCGCGCTGCTGGTGCAGGACGGGCTCATCGACGTCGACCGTTCGGTCCGGCACTACTGGCCGCAGTTCACCTCCGACGTCACCGTGCGGGAGCTGCTCGGGCACCGGGCCGGGCTGATCGGTGTCGACGGCGGCTTCGGCCCGCGGGAGATCGCCGACGACCGGATCATCGCCGAGCGGCTCGCCAAGCAGCGCCCGTACTGGCCTCGGGGTTCCGGGTACGGCTATCACGCCCTGGTGATCGGTGCCCTGGCCGGGGAGATCGTCCGCCGGGTCACCGGACGGTCACTGCAGCAGACGTACGAGCAGAGGGTGCGCGCCCCGTACGACATCGACTTCCATCTGGGGCTGCCCGCGGAGCTGGAGCCGCGCTACCACCCGGTCCGCTCGTCCACTGTGGAGGAGCTGCCGCCGGACGCCGGGAGCCTCGCGGGCATCGCGCTCAACCGTCACGCCGATCCGCCCACCTATCTCCCGGCCTTCCCGAACAGCCGGACCGTGCGCCGTCTCGGTCAGGCCTCGGCCGGTGGCGTGGCGAATGCACGAGGCATCGCGCGGTTGTATGCTGCGGCCCTGTCGGGCGTGGAAGGCTCTCCGCCGCTGCTGCGCCCGCGGACGATCACGGACTTCGGCACACCCGGCGAGCCCGCCCCGGACCTGCTCACCGGTGTCACCGGCAACCAGTTCGGTCTCGGTTACGAGGCCCTCACGATCCGTTACCCGTTTCTCGGCCCGGCCGCGTTCGGTCACTTCGGTGCGGCCGGATCCCTCGGCTTCGCCGACCCGCGCAGCGGTGTCGCGTACGGCTACACCCGGGACCGATTTGCCCCGCCCGACGGCGGTGCGGTGGAGAACGACCAGTTCGCGGCGGCTGTCATTCAGGCAGTCGACGCCTGA
- a CDS encoding MarR family winged helix-turn-helix transcriptional regulator, with the protein MYRARKTERDRLRDEIVTLLRSYSVEAQQVGHTFAQSHGLHPTDLQALIAVMHAEGRGDPLTPGRLGEAIGLSSGATTAAIDRLERAGHLRRTRESTDRRVVHLRYGEPGMALALEFFGPLGQRTDNVMKDFTDEDLATVERFLHGMTTALSAHHAAVRAPKAG; encoded by the coding sequence GTGTACCGGGCGCGGAAGACGGAGCGGGACAGGCTCCGCGATGAGATCGTCACCCTGCTGCGGTCGTACAGCGTCGAGGCCCAGCAGGTGGGGCACACGTTTGCGCAGAGCCACGGCCTGCACCCCACCGACCTGCAGGCCCTGATCGCCGTCATGCACGCCGAAGGCCGCGGCGACCCCCTCACCCCGGGCCGCCTGGGCGAAGCCATCGGCCTCTCCTCGGGCGCGACCACCGCCGCGATCGACCGCCTCGAGCGCGCCGGCCACCTGCGCCGCACCCGCGAGAGCACCGACCGCCGCGTGGTCCACCTCCGCTACGGCGAGCCCGGCATGGCCCTCGCCCTGGAGTTCTTCGGCCCCCTCGGCCAGCGCACCGACAATGTGATGAAGGACTTCACCGACGAAGACCTGGCGACGGTCGAACGCTTCCTGCACGGCATGACCACAGCCCTGTCCGCCCACCACGCGGCGGTCCGCGCCCCCAAGGCCGGCTGA
- a CDS encoding MMPL family transporter — translation MVLRTLTGRFTAWLVLAIALLAGGSVIAGAGEVRTANDPTASLPAAAESTKVAALERQLPSGQTNPALVVYSRGSGALSDADVEKIEADAQAFRAAGPPVFSPQRDAALVAVPLPADAPAQQLIDAVAGLRSTAQAGLPEGLTAQVTGGAGFAADIADSFTGANTNLLIVTVVVVALLLLVTYRSPILWLVPLAVVGVADRVGSGLVALLSRHTDLTIGDSTVGIVTVLVFGAGTDYALLLISRYREELHQHEDRREAMRRALRGAGPAVAASAVTVVLSLLTLLLASLGDTVALGVTAALGIGVAALFALIALPAALVVCGRGLFWPFIPRVGEGGAEQERGIWARVGRGVARRPGLVTVVSLVVLGVLSTGLVGTRLGLSQTEQFRVQAESVDGLETLSRSFPAGAADPAVVVTAPARAQQVLAAVTATPGVAQARIAEETPETTRIDAVLTAAPDTADSYETIRALRDKVGDDALVGGSVAIALDSRDAARRDLRVIVPVILLVVLLVLGLLLRAVTAAVLLIVTVIASFTAALGAGSWLFREVLGYPGLDNQVPLYAFLFLVALGVDYNIFLVTRAREEAAIRGTRAGMIHALAATGAVITSAGILLAAVFAVLGVLPIITLTQIGVIVGLGVLLDTLLVRTVLVPALATLLGDRFWWPANPAANRAAD, via the coding sequence ATGGTGCTTCGGACGTTGACCGGACGGTTCACCGCTTGGCTGGTCCTGGCGATCGCCCTGCTCGCCGGCGGGTCGGTCATCGCCGGAGCCGGTGAGGTGCGCACGGCGAACGATCCGACCGCCTCGCTGCCCGCCGCGGCGGAATCCACCAAGGTCGCCGCCCTGGAGCGGCAGCTGCCGTCGGGGCAGACCAACCCGGCGCTGGTCGTCTACAGCCGGGGCTCCGGGGCGCTGTCGGACGCGGACGTCGAGAAGATCGAGGCGGACGCCCAGGCGTTCCGGGCCGCGGGTCCGCCGGTCTTCTCGCCGCAGCGCGACGCCGCGCTGGTCGCCGTGCCGCTGCCCGCCGACGCCCCCGCCCAGCAGCTCATCGACGCGGTGGCCGGGCTGCGGTCCACCGCGCAGGCCGGGCTGCCGGAGGGGCTGACCGCGCAGGTGACCGGTGGTGCCGGCTTCGCCGCGGACATCGCCGACAGTTTCACGGGTGCGAACACCAATCTGCTGATCGTCACGGTGGTCGTGGTCGCGCTGCTGCTTCTGGTCACGTATCGGAGTCCGATCCTGTGGCTGGTCCCGCTGGCCGTGGTCGGCGTGGCCGACCGGGTCGGCAGTGGCCTGGTGGCCCTGCTGTCGCGGCACACCGACCTGACCATCGGGGACTCCACCGTCGGCATCGTCACGGTGCTGGTCTTCGGCGCGGGCACCGATTACGCCCTGCTGCTCATCTCCCGGTACCGGGAGGAGTTGCACCAGCACGAGGACCGGCGTGAGGCCATGCGCCGGGCTCTGCGGGGCGCCGGACCGGCCGTCGCCGCCAGTGCGGTGACCGTGGTGCTCAGCCTGCTGACGCTGCTGCTCGCCTCGCTGGGTGACACCGTCGCTCTCGGCGTGACGGCGGCGCTGGGCATCGGCGTGGCCGCGTTGTTCGCGCTCATCGCCCTGCCGGCCGCACTCGTGGTCTGCGGGCGTGGGCTGTTCTGGCCGTTCATCCCGCGGGTCGGCGAGGGCGGCGCCGAGCAGGAACGCGGCATCTGGGCCCGCGTCGGCCGCGGTGTCGCCCGGCGGCCCGGCCTCGTCACCGTCGTGTCGCTGGTCGTCCTCGGTGTCCTGTCGACCGGCCTGGTCGGCACGCGGCTCGGGCTGTCGCAGACGGAGCAGTTCCGGGTGCAGGCGGAGTCCGTGGACGGGCTCGAAACCCTCAGCCGTTCCTTTCCCGCCGGTGCGGCCGACCCGGCGGTCGTGGTGACCGCACCGGCGCGGGCGCAGCAGGTGCTGGCCGCGGTCACCGCGACCCCGGGCGTCGCGCAGGCCCGGATCGCCGAGGAGACACCGGAGACGACCCGGATCGACGCCGTGCTGACAGCGGCACCGGACACTGCCGACAGTTACGAGACCATCCGAGCGCTGCGTGACAAGGTCGGCGACGACGCGCTCGTCGGCGGCAGCGTGGCGATCGCCCTGGACTCCCGGGACGCGGCCCGGCGCGACCTCCGCGTCATCGTGCCGGTGATCCTGCTGGTCGTCCTGCTCGTGCTGGGCCTGCTGCTGCGTGCGGTCACGGCGGCGGTGCTGCTGATCGTTACGGTCATCGCCAGCTTCACGGCCGCGCTCGGTGCCGGATCATGGCTGTTCCGCGAGGTCCTCGGGTACCCCGGTCTCGACAACCAGGTGCCGCTCTACGCGTTCCTCTTCCTGGTCGCGCTGGGCGTCGACTACAACATCTTCCTGGTCACCCGGGCGCGCGAGGAGGCCGCGATCCGGGGTACGCGGGCCGGCATGATCCACGCGCTGGCCGCCACCGGCGCGGTGATCACCAGCGCCGGGATCCTGCTCGCGGCGGTCTTCGCGGTCCTCGGGGTGCTCCCGATCATCACGCTGACCCAGATCGGCGTCATCGTCGGGCTCGGTGTCCTCCTGGACACGTTGCTCGTGCGTACCGTGCTGGTCCCGGCCCTGGCCACCCTGCTCGGTGACCGTTTCTGGTGGCCCGCGAACCCGGCGGCGAACCGCGCGGCCGACTGA
- a CDS encoding anti-sigma factor encodes MQHLEPDRLVLLALSEDTPAADESVHLAGCPGCSAEIDDLRHVAELGSETQGLDSLPPPPERVWDAIAAATTAPVRRLPVRRERRWALPVLAAAAAAVLAIAGTVVVQRVVERSAPPDVTAKASLVRLDTAPAAAHGAAEVIGGTRLRVDVRNLPLNPGYYEVWLIDPEDTTKMMAMGNIDGAALTGAADVVLPLPPGADLNRYRLVDVSSEAYDGNTAHSGKSLLRGTLTN; translated from the coding sequence GTGCAGCATCTGGAACCCGATCGGCTGGTCCTTCTCGCGCTCTCTGAGGACACACCGGCCGCCGACGAGTCCGTCCACCTGGCCGGGTGCCCGGGCTGCAGCGCCGAGATCGACGACCTGCGGCACGTGGCCGAGCTCGGTTCGGAGACGCAGGGCCTCGACTCCCTGCCCCCGCCTCCGGAACGTGTGTGGGACGCGATCGCGGCTGCGACCACGGCTCCCGTACGCCGCCTGCCGGTCCGTCGCGAACGGCGCTGGGCCCTCCCGGTGCTGGCCGCCGCCGCTGCCGCCGTCCTGGCGATCGCGGGCACGGTCGTCGTGCAACGGGTCGTCGAGCGGTCCGCGCCGCCCGACGTCACCGCGAAGGCGAGCCTGGTCCGCCTCGACACGGCTCCCGCGGCCGCGCACGGCGCCGCGGAGGTCATCGGTGGCACCCGGTTGCGGGTCGACGTCCGCAACCTGCCGCTGAACCCCGGGTACTACGAGGTGTGGCTGATCGACCCCGAGGACACCACCAAGATGATGGCGATGGGCAACATCGACGGCGCCGCGCTCACCGGTGCGGCCGACGTGGTGCTGCCGCTGCCGCCGGGTGCGGATCTCAACCGCTACCGGCTCGTCGACGTGTCGTCCGAGGCGTACGACGGCAACACCGCGCACTCCGGCAAGAGCCTGCTGCGGGGCACACTCACGAACTGA
- a CDS encoding ABC transporter ATP-binding protein: MNGVAVHLDGLRRSFGGVHALDGLSLEMQPGELIALLGPSGCGKTTALRILAGLEDADSGRILVGGKDISGLPANRRDMGMVFQAYSLFPHLTALENVQFGLKLRRRASGDRAAKMLDLVGISAHAARYPHQLSGGQQQRVALARALAIEPQVLLLDEPLSALDAKVRVQLRDEIRRIQTEVGTTTLFVTHDQEEALAVADRVGVMRSGRLEQLAEPSEVYLRPASAFVADFVGLSNRLPGRLDGDAVSVLGTRLPLVQPASGGPEVTALVRPESVDVVPDTDGDARVVSTTFLGPTSRVTVEVGESLVVAQVTGERLADLAVDTPVRLVLRPVPVALEA; this comes from the coding sequence ATGAACGGCGTCGCGGTTCACCTCGACGGCCTGCGGCGCAGCTTCGGCGGCGTGCACGCCCTCGACGGGCTGTCCCTCGAAATGCAGCCCGGCGAGCTGATCGCGCTGCTCGGCCCGTCCGGCTGCGGCAAGACCACGGCCCTGCGCATCCTGGCGGGTCTCGAGGACGCCGACAGCGGCCGCATCCTGGTCGGTGGCAAGGACATCAGCGGCCTGCCGGCGAACCGCCGCGACATGGGCATGGTGTTCCAGGCGTACAGCCTCTTCCCGCACCTGACCGCGCTGGAGAACGTCCAGTTCGGTCTCAAGCTGCGCCGGCGGGCGTCCGGCGACCGGGCCGCGAAGATGCTCGACCTGGTCGGCATCAGCGCCCACGCTGCCCGCTATCCGCACCAGCTCTCCGGCGGCCAGCAGCAGCGCGTCGCCCTGGCCCGCGCCCTGGCCATCGAGCCGCAGGTGCTGCTGCTCGACGAACCGCTGTCCGCCCTGGACGCCAAGGTCCGGGTCCAGCTGCGCGACGAGATCCGCCGGATCCAGACCGAGGTCGGCACCACCACCCTGTTCGTCACCCACGACCAGGAGGAGGCGCTGGCGGTCGCGGACCGGGTCGGCGTGATGCGCTCCGGCCGCCTCGAGCAGCTGGCCGAGCCGTCCGAGGTCTACCTGCGCCCGGCCAGCGCGTTCGTGGCGGACTTCGTCGGTCTCAGCAACCGCCTGCCGGGCCGCCTCGACGGCGACGCCGTCTCGGTGCTCGGCACGCGCCTGCCGCTGGTCCAGCCGGCGTCTGGCGGGCCCGAGGTCACCGCCCTGGTACGCCCGGAGTCCGTCGACGTCGTCCCGGACACCGACGGCGACGCCCGCGTGGTGTCGACGACGTTCCTCGGCCCGACGAGCCGCGTCACCGTCGAGGTGGGGGAGTCGCTCGTGGTCGCCCAGGTGACGGGTGAACGCCTCGCGGACCTGGCGGTGGACACCCCCGTCCGCCTCGTCCTGCGTCCGGTCCCGGTCGCCCTCGAGGCGTGA
- a CDS encoding ABC transporter substrate-binding protein gives MRTLARTAAALLAVTTFAGTAACSPPEKESAGASSGAASAISAADLGGLDALVTAAKAEGQLNVIALPPDWANYGEIIKAFGTKYGIKVNSAQPDASSQDEINAADQLKGQDKAPDVFDLGGAVATANVAKFAPYKPSTWADIPAELKDANGTWTNDYGGYMSIGYDAGKVPAPTSLADLLKPEYKGKVALNGDPTQAGAAFAGVVMASLGSGGTADDIAPGVEFFGKLKKAGNFLPVDPTPATVESGQTPVVIDWDYLNVAQGTKLTGKLDWKTVVPANAVVGSYYVQAISKDAPHPAAARLWQEFLYSDEGQNLWLKGGARPVRADAMEKAGTIDKTAYAALPKAEGTPVFQTEAQTAKAKEYLSANWAKAIG, from the coding sequence GTGCGCACCCTTGCCCGTACCGCCGCGGCTCTGCTGGCGGTCACGACCTTTGCCGGCACGGCGGCCTGCTCGCCGCCCGAGAAGGAGAGCGCCGGAGCCTCCTCCGGTGCCGCCTCGGCCATCAGCGCCGCCGACCTCGGTGGTCTCGACGCGCTGGTCACCGCGGCCAAGGCGGAGGGCCAGCTCAACGTCATCGCGCTGCCGCCCGACTGGGCCAACTACGGCGAGATCATCAAGGCGTTCGGCACCAAGTACGGCATCAAGGTCAATTCGGCGCAGCCGGACGCCTCGAGCCAGGACGAGATCAACGCCGCGGACCAGCTCAAGGGCCAGGACAAGGCGCCGGACGTGTTCGACCTCGGTGGCGCCGTCGCGACCGCCAACGTCGCCAAGTTCGCGCCGTACAAGCCGTCGACCTGGGCCGACATCCCGGCCGAGCTCAAGGACGCGAACGGCACCTGGACGAACGACTACGGCGGCTACATGTCGATCGGCTACGACGCCGGCAAGGTGCCCGCGCCGACGTCCCTGGCCGACCTGCTCAAGCCGGAGTACAAGGGCAAGGTCGCCCTCAACGGTGACCCGACCCAGGCCGGCGCCGCCTTCGCGGGTGTTGTCATGGCCTCGCTCGGCAGCGGTGGCACCGCCGACGACATCGCGCCCGGTGTGGAGTTCTTCGGCAAGCTCAAGAAGGCCGGCAACTTCCTGCCCGTCGACCCGACCCCGGCGACCGTCGAGTCCGGCCAGACCCCCGTTGTCATCGACTGGGACTACCTGAACGTCGCCCAGGGCACCAAGCTCACCGGCAAGCTGGACTGGAAGACCGTCGTCCCCGCCAACGCGGTGGTCGGCTCGTACTACGTCCAGGCGATCAGCAAGGACGCCCCGCACCCGGCGGCGGCCCGGCTGTGGCAGGAGTTCCTCTACTCCGACGAGGGCCAGAACCTGTGGCTCAAGGGTGGTGCCCGGCCGGTGCGCGCCGACGCCATGGAGAAGGCCGGCACGATCGACAAGACGGCGTACGCCGCCCTGCCGAAGGCCGAGGGCACCCCGGTCTTCCAGACCGAGGCGCAGACCGCCAAGGCCAAGGAGTACCTGTCGGCCAACTGGGCGAAGGCCATCGGCTGA
- a CDS encoding ABC transporter permease → MAGLRARRANRQRAFRWTVLVVAGVFFLLPLAAMLEFTTRDGGGTWALLVDWPQLSATYPDLAEGIVASLGQALLTALLMLVLLVPTAIWVRLRLPGLRPLVEFICLLPLTIPAIVLVVGLAPVYAWVNYFLGGSSLTLTFAYTILVLPYAYRAIDAGLSAIDVRTLAEAARGLGAGWTTVMVRVVLPNIRSAVLSAAFLTVALVLGEFTIASLLNRTNLQVAINLLGKSSATMSVAVSLAALILAFVLLLLLSLFGDRRKASR, encoded by the coding sequence ATGGCTGGGCTGAGGGCGCGCCGGGCGAACCGGCAGCGCGCGTTCCGCTGGACCGTGCTCGTCGTCGCGGGTGTCTTCTTCCTGCTGCCGCTCGCCGCGATGCTCGAGTTCACCACCCGCGACGGCGGCGGCACCTGGGCGCTGCTGGTCGACTGGCCACAGCTCAGCGCGACCTATCCGGACCTGGCCGAGGGTATCGTCGCGTCGCTGGGCCAGGCACTGCTGACCGCCCTGCTGATGCTGGTCCTGCTCGTGCCGACCGCGATCTGGGTACGGCTGCGGCTGCCCGGACTGCGGCCGCTGGTCGAGTTCATCTGCCTGCTGCCGCTGACCATCCCGGCGATCGTGCTGGTCGTCGGGCTCGCACCCGTGTACGCGTGGGTCAACTACTTCCTGGGTGGCTCGTCACTCACGCTGACTTTTGCTTACACGATCCTGGTCCTGCCCTATGCCTATCGGGCGATCGACGCCGGGCTGTCCGCGATCGACGTGCGGACGCTGGCCGAGGCCGCCCGCGGCCTCGGCGCGGGCTGGACGACGGTGATGGTCCGGGTCGTGCTGCCGAACATCCGCTCGGCCGTGCTCTCGGCGGCGTTCCTGACCGTGGCGCTGGTGCTGGGTGAGTTCACCATCGCCTCGCTGCTGAACCGCACCAACCTGCAGGTCGCGATCAACCTGCTCGGCAAGAGCAGCGCCACGATGTCGGTCGCGGTGTCCCTGGCCGCGCTGATCCTCGCGTTCGTCCTGCTCCTGCTTCTGTCCCTGTTCGGCGATCGACGAAAGGCGTCCCGATGA
- a CDS encoding response regulator, which produces MIIDSAPDLTVVGQAADGAEALSVTHSTRPDVVLMDVRMPHVDGLEATRRICTDPALTATRVVVLSMFELDEYVHEALHAGAAGFLLKDARPEDLITAIRRTHDGESLFAPSILTRLIEHYLTGPRSHHRPPAELTARETEVLTLIGGGLSNDQIAARLTISIKTVKTHITHLLTKLTARDRAHLVIAAYDAGLVRPRPFTG; this is translated from the coding sequence ATGATCATCGACAGCGCCCCGGACCTCACCGTGGTGGGCCAGGCCGCCGACGGCGCCGAAGCCCTCTCCGTCACCCACAGCACCCGCCCCGACGTGGTCCTGATGGACGTCCGCATGCCCCACGTCGACGGCCTCGAAGCCACCCGCCGCATCTGCACCGACCCGGCCCTGACCGCGACCAGAGTGGTCGTGCTCAGCATGTTCGAACTGGACGAGTACGTCCACGAGGCCCTGCACGCGGGAGCCGCCGGTTTCCTCCTCAAGGACGCCCGCCCCGAAGACCTGATCACCGCGATCCGGCGCACGCACGACGGCGAGTCACTGTTCGCACCATCCATCCTGACCCGCCTGATCGAGCACTACCTGACGGGACCCCGCAGCCACCACCGGCCACCCGCGGAGCTGACCGCCCGGGAGACCGAGGTCCTCACCCTGATCGGCGGCGGCCTGTCCAACGACCAGATCGCCGCCCGCCTGACCATCTCCATCAAGACCGTCAAGACCCACATCACCCACCTCCTGACCAAACTCACGGCCCGCGACCGCGCCCACCTGGTCATCGCCGCCTACGACGCCGGCCTGGTCAGACCCCGGCCCTTCACCGGCTGA
- a CDS encoding ABC transporter permease, which translates to MATVTDSPGLLAPVPEVRAPRRKFSAGRLSSLLGTVPFFTYVVLFLIIPTLVVVIGAFAGDGGFTLSNISALGDEYILDAFGRSLLLSAVTAVVGAVLGAVLAYALATAKPGGLLRRMVTAASGVLAQFGGVTLAFAFVATIGLSGFVTVFLRDHVGVDLYANGVWLFELPGLVLVYTYFQVPLMVIVFLPALDGIRPQWREATESLGGSTWQYWTRVAGPLLAPAFLGSTLLLFANAFSAYATAAALVSQGNPIVPLQIRSALTSEVVLGQQNLGKAMALGMVVVVAVVMTLYALLQKRTAKWLG; encoded by the coding sequence ATGGCCACCGTCACGGACAGCCCGGGCCTCCTGGCCCCCGTACCGGAGGTCCGGGCACCCCGCCGCAAGTTCAGTGCCGGGCGGCTCAGCAGCCTGCTCGGCACTGTCCCCTTCTTCACGTACGTGGTGCTCTTCCTCATCATCCCCACGCTGGTCGTGGTCATCGGTGCGTTCGCCGGTGACGGCGGCTTCACCCTGTCGAACATCTCGGCCCTGGGTGACGAGTACATCCTGGACGCGTTCGGGCGCAGCCTGCTGCTGTCCGCCGTGACCGCGGTCGTCGGTGCGGTCCTCGGCGCGGTGCTGGCCTACGCCCTGGCCACGGCCAAGCCCGGCGGGCTGCTGCGCCGCATGGTCACGGCCGCGTCCGGGGTGCTCGCGCAGTTCGGCGGCGTGACGCTGGCGTTCGCCTTCGTCGCGACGATCGGCCTGTCCGGGTTCGTCACCGTCTTCCTGCGCGACCACGTCGGTGTCGACCTGTACGCCAACGGTGTCTGGCTCTTCGAGCTGCCGGGCCTCGTGCTGGTCTACACCTACTTCCAGGTGCCGCTGATGGTCATCGTGTTCCTGCCCGCCCTCGACGGCATCCGCCCGCAGTGGCGGGAGGCGACCGAGAGCCTCGGCGGGTCCACCTGGCAGTACTGGACGCGTGTCGCCGGGCCGCTGCTCGCCCCTGCGTTCCTCGGGTCGACGCTGCTGCTCTTCGCGAACGCCTTCTCCGCGTACGCGACGGCCGCCGCCCTGGTCAGTCAGGGCAACCCGATCGTGCCGTTGCAGATCCGCAGCGCCCTGACCAGCGAGGTTGTCCTCGGGCAGCAAAACCTCGGCAAGGCGATGGCGCTCGGCATGGTGGTCGTGGTCGCCGTCGTGATGACGCTCTACGCCCTGCTGCAGAAGCGGACCGCAAAATGGCTGGGCTGA